The sequence below is a genomic window from Oscillospiraceae bacterium.
GCAGATCATGCCGTGGGGCAGGTTGTAGTAGGGGCCCGCCTGATCCAGGCCGTGGGCCAGGCCGGCGCAGCAGTTGGTGATGACCATGCCCGCCAGGCTGGCGGCCACGTGGCAGGTCTCCCGGGCGCGGGCGTGCACGGCGGCGGGCACCTGGTCGGACACCGAGTTTTTCAGATTCTCCAGAAGATCCAGCGCCGCGCCCAGGGACACCGACACCACCAGGGGCGAGGCGGTGACGCACACCGAGGCCTCCATGGCGTGGGTCAGGGCGTCCATGCCGGTGTGGGCCGCCACCGTGGCGGGCAGGGAGTCGGTGAGATCCGCGTCCAGGATGGCGTAGGCGGGGATCAGGTTGTTGGAGAGCATCAGGTGCTTGGCCCGGGTGTCCTGGTCGATGAACACGGCGGCGGAGGTGGTCTCGCTGCCGGTGCCGCTGGTGGTGGGCACTGCGGCCATCACCGCCTTGCGCCCCAGCTCGGGCAGCTGGTAGGGCTTGAGGGAGTCGGCGATGCTCAGCCCGGGGTACTCGTAGAACAGGTGCATGGCCTTGGCCGTGTCCATCACCGAGCCGCCGCCGATGGCCACGATGAGGTCCGGGGCGAAGGACTCCATGTCGGCGGCGCCCTTCTTGATGTCGCTGAAGAAGGGCTCGTTGCGGATGTCGGAGACGAAGCGGCACTCGCCGCCGCCGGAGCGGATCAGGGAGTCGATCCGGTCCCGCAGCAGGGGGGTGAGGATGCGCCCGTCGTAGATCACCGCCGCCCGCTTCTTGCCCAGCTCCTTGAGGTAGCTGATGGAGCCTCTGCCGACGATGAAGCGGCTGGCTGCCAGGGGAGAAAATTGCTTTTCCATAGTTCTGACCTCGCTTTCCTATGTAAGATTTTGCATCTTATATTCAGAACAAAGAGCGGCGTATGGTATATAGAACCTTCGATAAAGCGCTCTCCCGTAATTGTCAATCTGAATATATCATATTGCATATATTTCTTCAAGCCACTCCGGGCAAAACTGTGATTTTTATATTGAAAATAGTAAATTAGAACAATGAGGGCGGCTTGGCCGCGCGAAAGGGGCCGATCGCCGCCATTTTAAAAATAAAATATATCCAAAATAGTATATCAAGAATCGTACGAAACATAGAATCTAGGAATCCCGGCGTGTTTATGCTAAAATAGAATCCGATCCATACGATACTTTGGAGAGGAGGCCGTGCGATGGCCTTTCTGGGATTGGAGCTGCCCGCGTGGACCCGGCCCGCGCTGGACCCCGGCTTCGTGCCGCTCTCGGCGCTCTTCGCGCGCTACGCGCAGGGGGCGGCGCAGCCCCTGGCCGTGGCGGTGGAGCGGGAGGACGGCCAGGTCTCGGTGTACGAGACCGCCGTGTTCGGCACGCCGGACTGTGCCCGGGCCGACCGGTACTACGTGGAGCGGCTGGTCAAGCTGCTGTTGTGGATCCGGGGGGGCTTCCGGGTCAGCGTCTGCGGGGACGCCGCGCTGGGCCGCGCGGTGGCGGAGGCCTACGCCCCCGGCGGCGCCCGGGACTTCGACCGGGGCTTCATGGAGCGGATTTACGAGCGGCCCTTTGAGGTGCGCGTGCTGCCCTACGAGGCGCGGCCTGCGCCGGCGGAGGGCACCCGCGCCGTCTCCGGCGGGGTGGACGGCTGCCGGGTGGGCCTGGACGTGGGGGCCAGCGGGCGCAAGGTGTGCGCCATGCGGGACGGCTTGGTGGTCTACAGCGGCCAGGCCCCCTGGCAGCCCAAGACCAACCCGGACCCCAATTACCACTACGAGGCCCTGGTGGCCTCCCTGCGGGACGCCGCGGCCCACCTGCCCCGGGTGGACGGTGTCGGCATCTCCACCGCCGGGGTGCTGGTGGGGCAAAAGTGTATGGTGGCCAGCCTCTTCCTGGCCCTGAGCCAGGCGGACTTCGACCGCTGCGCCAAGGATATGTTCACCCGCGCCGCCGCCTCCCTGGGGCAGAATAT
It includes:
- a CDS encoding NADPH-dependent butanol dehydrogenase; amino-acid sequence: MEKQFSPLAASRFIVGRGSISYLKELGKKRAAVIYDGRILTPLLRDRIDSLIRSGGGECRFVSDIRNEPFFSDIKKGAADMESFAPDLIVAIGGGSVMDTAKAMHLFYEYPGLSIADSLKPYQLPELGRKAVMAAVPTTSGTGSETTSAAVFIDQDTRAKHLMLSNNLIPAYAILDADLTDSLPATVAAHTGMDALTHAMEASVCVTASPLVVSVSLGAALDLLENLKNSVSDQVPAAVHARARETCHVAASLAGMVITNCCAGLAHGLDQAGPYYNLPHGMICGLMLPYTTAFSSPHPSYAALARRLGLKGADDRALCQALVDHLWDFGGELGIPHSFGALGLDEADFMDKLDDFARLGLEAIATKLSPRVPTLDEAREIFRSAYYGRRPQVR